GTGCGAGCAACTCATGATCTCCTAAACCTAGCCAAAGAGATGAAGGCTTTAAAGGTAAGCATATTAAACTTTTAgtgttattatatccaccataggataggggtatactaatctaatcattctgtttgtaacacctcaaaatattgatctagtacatattcttgatcgtctcgacattctgagacgaactaaccatgtccgtccgtgcgtccttctgtcgaaatcaccatagcgatCGAACTcttaaagctagtcgcttgaaatttttcacagatacttagtattgatgtaggtcgttggggattgcaaatgggccatatcggttcagatttggatatagctcccatataagccgatctcccgaattgacttcttgagcccctgaaagcctcaatttttatccgatttggctggaattttccacatagtgttcagttatgacttcaaacaattttgacaagtacggtccaaatcggtctgtaacctgatatagcttccatataaaccgatcgcctgatTAAACTTGTTGAGCCCCGGAAgcctgaattttcatccgatgtggctgatattttgcatatagtattctgttatgatttccaacaactgtgccaagtacggtctataatctgatatagctcccatataaaccgatcgcctgatttgacttcttgagcccctggaagccacaagtttcatccgatttggctgaaattttccacatagtgttctgttatgactgtcaacaactttgccaagtacggtccgaataggtctataacctgatatagctcccatatgaaccaatctcccgatttgacttcttgagcccctggaagcctgaattttcatccgatttggctgatattttgcttatagtgttctgttatgagttccaacaaatgtgccaagtacggtataacctgatatagctcccataccgatcgcctgatttcttgagccgctggaagccacgatttttatccgatttgggtgaaattttatgttatgcgtctcaacaacagtgccaagtaccgtccaaatcggtctataaccagatatagatcccatattttaacaaaatccatggtggtgggttctcaagatttgtATTAGGATAACTTAAATAGatttataatattgggttgcccaaaaagtaattgcggatttttcatatagtcggggttaacaaattttttcacagcttgtgactctgtaattgcattctttcttctgtcagttatcagctgttactcttagcttgctttagaaaaaaagtgtaaaaaaagcatatttgattaaagttcattctgagttttattaaaaatgcatttactttcttttaaaaaatccgcaattacttcttgggcaacccaataactatataaccaataacaagtaaaaagggggcgaaccttgggtacccaccaacatggattccgctaaaaatttgtcGTTATTATTTAACAGCAATCAAATCGAGAATTGGTAGCAGCTGCTAGTGTCCCAAGTAATAATATTAGGGAATCGGTATTTGGAGGCCATCgaagctcagaggttagcatgtccacctatgacgctgaaagccttagttcgaatccaggcgggaccatcagaaaaaaattttcagcagtggttttcccctcctattgctggcaacatttgtgagttggCAATAAAAAGGGTATTGAGCTAacacttgaatcgggcagcactcttTAATATGAGAGAGGTTTTttcctgttcctcaatggaatgtaaagggtgatttttttgaggttaggattttcatgcattagtatttgacagatcacgtgggatttcagacatggtgtcaaagagaaagatgctcagtatgctttgacatttcatcatgaatagacttactaacgagcaacgcttgcaaatcattgaattttattaccaaaatcagtgttcggttcgaaatgtgttcattcaccgttcagcgatgaggctcatttctggttgaatggctacgtaaataagcaaaattgccgcatttggagtgaagagcaaccagaagccgttcaagaactgcccatgcatcccgaaaaatgcactgtttggtgtggtttgtacgctggtggaatcattggaccgtattttttcaaagatgctgttggacgcaacgttacggtgaatgaacacatttcgaaccgaacactgattttggtaataaaattcaatgatttgcaagcgttgctcgttagtaagtctattcatgatgaaatgtcaaagcatactgagcatctttctctttgacaccatgtctgaaatcccacgtgatctgtcaaatactaatgcatgaaaatcctaacctcaaaaaaatcaccctttacaggGACAAACTTGCATTATGCAGCATCTCCACGaatcagttcttattcatttatTGATTGACCTCCGACAGGGTATTTGAAGTTTCTGCCCATAAAAAGAAACCGTTTGAGTTGGATAGTAACGGATGGAACTAGTTCATTGGAACTTCTCCAAGTAAGGAACTGCTGGAACTAGTTCCATCTTAGTTCATTTTTATTGCATGTACGTTTTTCTTTTTCTGGTTTAGGTGattggaaaataaattatttctgGTCACCACATAAAATTAATGTGGTGGCacaaataaatactattttttattgaaaactacATTTGTTTGGTGCGcttcaatttgtattttttcagCATCGAAatcaaattacaaataaaacccTATATACAAATAAAACCCCTTATTTAAAGgttcaaaacaaaattgaaagctttttattgttttgtataATGAAACAAAAAGGGGGAtcgcaaatgaaaaaggaactaagaaaaggaactagttccttatgtggaactgaactgaactaaaAGGAGCGATCACTAAAAGGAACTAAAGTATCCACCTCAAAGCCCGAacgaacttagcatgtttttaaATCGTTTCTCTGGAATCCTTTCAATCGAAAAATCAAGCGATTTACATGGGTGCTACATTCATAGAAAAACCGATAGGGCCCGTTTGCATGATCGACTTGGATAAAATCTAATATGACCGAAGGTCGCAggactatatttcgaggtgtaaccaAGAGCATGACGAGATTATTCTTGGTGTTGGGTAGAAAAAATACATTGACTTGCCTATTAAAGTGAGATTTGTTTAAGTTTTAAAGCATTTTCTCCCTTTAGTCCTTCGTGCATATCTCCACAGCCTTTGTGAACTGTACGGCCATACACTGTGATGAACGCTTTTACAGCGATAAGTTAACCATAGACGGGGAGAAGTTGCTTAACCTCTTGAATGGCTCGGAAAAAGAGCCTTTAGATGCAATGACTAAACAGCTGGTGGGTCAATTTCCCAACACCTATACCTTTTCCAAATGCATAGCTGAGGATATTGTGCGGAAGCAAGGCAATACTTTGCCACTGTGCATATGTAGACCTGGTGGAGGTAAGTATAGGCATTGAGATGTGTGAGCAACTCAACTTGAAACTGATTTCTATAATCCTTGTAGTTGTTTCAATGGCTGAAGAACCCCTGCCGGGATGGGTTAGTCATTTGCAAGGTGCAGTGAGTGCAGTATTTTGGGCTGGCAATGGAATGTTAAGAGTTTTACACGGCAATGGTCATAATCATGCAGGTTTAGTACCAGTTGATTATTGTACCAATGCAATACTGGCGGCCGCTTGGTATACTGCCTCCACTTATGATTCAAAGTAAGTAGTTTAGTGTCTCGACAAACACTTCAAAGTGttcatatcattttttttagGTCTCCCAAGGATGTCATGATCTACAATTTGGTTCCGGATGAAACTAACCGTGTAAAGTGGATCTCCTATTGGGAAATGATGTATAAACACATCAGTCACTCGCCTTTTTCAAAAATGATGTGGCAGCCATTCTTATTTTTTGTACCAAATAAATGTTGGTATGAGTTGTTGACTTTTATCTTTCACACTTTGCCTGCTTACACCTTGGATGGTTTTTCAAGACTGATGGGAAAAGAAGCCAAGTAAGATGTCTTACTCCAAagaagcatatggtttatttattataatttctctgtttttttttttcagactggtaaaaatcagcaaaaaaatGTATACATTAGCCAGTGTATTGAGACACTTTATTGTTAATGAATTTATCTTTGGTACTACGAATACTAAGATCCTTTGGCAAAAAATGTCAATAGATGACCAGAAGTTGTATAACTTTGATATGATACCGCTGGACTGGGATACATTTTTCTCTAATCTGGCCGCAGGCTTGAGAAAATATATTGCTAAAGAAGATCTAAAGACTATACCACAAGCTAGAGCAAAGTGGAACAGGTAATACATatataagaaaacaagtaaaagtgagtAAAGTTCGGCCTGGATGAATTTAGAACACTTAGCATTGTGGATACATTTATTATTCCCTATTATCATAACTTTGCTTAACCCATATTAAGATTCAAATAGGACCGAACTGAATGATATTTGGCTGTGGTGACGATAagctttatattgggttgcccaaaaagtaattgcggatttttcatatagtcggcgttgataaattttttcacagcttgtgactctgtaattgcatcctttcttctgtcagttatcagctattattagcttgctttagaagaaaaatgtaaaaaaagtatatttgattaaagttcattctaagttttattaaaaaggcatttactttcttttaaaaaatccgcaataactttttgggcaacccaatataagtcaatgtctcaaatttttgCGAAGTCGGTTAATAAAAATCACTTTTATTTGAATAATACCCAAAATCGGCACTTCGGCATCCGATCTGATTCGATATGGTTAATTCGGATATCAGGGGGTCTTGTCCAACTCATTGTTCTAAAATTTAGGGAATTTGGGCGTttggggctttagacccttaataggCAGATTGAACGTTATGACAAATATATCTGAGCTATATTCGCTTCGGATGTCGacgggcttaatacaactctaTGTtgcaaatttaagacaaattgggaaataaatcccctttttatgggctcaagatgggcagatcggtccatatggcggtCTATATACATTCCGCTTGattgaaaacagcaaaatacaaaaaatttgttttaattatccGATGTTTTCAATTATGCGAAGTCGGGATATTTGAAATACGTTTCAATTAACCGaagtttgtaaaattttgaatgttttcCACTATCAGAACTTCAGTAAGTCAAAGTCTTTGTAATTCAAAGATCTGGAtttataaataacaaataaaagcgtgttaagttcggctgggccgaatcttatataccctccaccatggattgcatttgtcgagatcttttccaggtatctctttttagataaataaaggataaaatttaagaattgctatgctatccgattgggaccatatttgaattgaatgttggagaccatagtaaaagtcattgtgtaaaatttcagccaattccaataagaatttcgccctttagaggctcaagaagtaaaataggaagattgatttatatgggtgctgtttcaggccatagactgattcagaccatatttgacagatcatgggagaaacatgtctagatcgtcttagatttttacgctgatcaagaatatatatactttatagggtcggaaatggatattttgatgtgttgtaaacggaatgacaaaatgaatatacccccatccttcggtggtgggtataaaaatatcagcgGAGCCATATGTGAGGTAATGCTGGAGCCATATGTGggatactttgccatgtataaacttcttcccaaagaagtgtcgctttgcggcacaccgtttggaATCGGCTATATCCAGGACGTCCCtggagcttaaatttgaatcggatggcactcagtgatatgagagaagttagCTCTGCTCTTTAATCGAATGTTCATATCATATAAGGCTACGAATcgattttaactatttttggcacagttgctagaagtcaaaacagaatatttcctgcaaaaattttgctctttagaagcttaagaagtcaagatcccagattggtttataggacagctatattaaaataccTAGCACACTTATAATAAAGGGGTTTCCGAAAAGGGTTTGAgaactttattataccctccaccatagaatgggggtatactaatttcgtcattctgtttgtaactactcgaaatattcgtctaagaccccataaagtacatatatacttggtcgtcatgatattttaaatcgatctagccatgtccgtccgtccatctgtctgtcgaaagcacgctaactttcgaaggagtaaagctagctgctggaaattttgcacaaatactttttattagtgtaggtcgattgtaattgtaaatgggccatatcggtccatgttttgatatagctgccatataaaccgatcttgggtcttgacttcttgagcgtctagagggcgcaattcttgtccgatttgactgaaattttgcatgtggtaatttggtataacttccaaaaactgcgctaagtatggtttaaatcggttcatgtcttgatatagctgccatataaaccgatcctgggtcttgacttcttgagcctctagcaggcgcaattctcgtccgattgaactgaaattttgcacgtagtattttggtatcacttccaacaactgtgttaagtaagatttaaatcggttaataatctgctttagctgtcatttaacctatcttggatcttgacttcttgagccaatagattgcgcaattctcatccgatttggctaaaattttaaatgaggtgttttgttatgtcttccaataaatgtgctgagtagggctcaaatcggtacattaactgatatagctgccatataaaccgatctgggatcttgacttcttgagcttatagagggcgcaattctcattcgatttgacagaaagtttgtacaacggcttctctccatgaccttcaacatacgtgtctaatatggtctgaatcgatcaatagcttgatacagctcccatataatcctatctcccgattttgtttcttgatcccctacgaggcgcaattcttatccgaatgaactaaaaatattacacaatgacttctacagtgttcagcattcatttatagtccgattcggactataacttgatatagctccaatagcataacagttcttattcaatattatttgtttgtctaaaaagagataccgcacatgg
This Stomoxys calcitrans chromosome 2, idStoCalc2.1, whole genome shotgun sequence DNA region includes the following protein-coding sequences:
- the LOC106083126 gene encoding fatty acyl-CoA reductase wat isoform X1; translated protein: MDSNIQHFFRDKVVFITGGTGFLGKVLLEKLIRTTAVKTIYMLVRPKAGKEVAERLDDIFNDQLFEKLYQTKPLFRDSIKLIAGDCMEPNLGICTDDRQELTQNVEVIIHSAATVRFNEALSIATKINVRATHDLLNLAKEMKALKSFVHISTAFVNCTAIHCDERFYSDKLTIDGEKLLNLLNGSEKEPLDAMTKQLVGQFPNTYTFSKCIAEDIVRKQGNTLPLCICRPGGVVSMAEEPLPGWVSHLQGAVSAVFWAGNGMLRVLHGNGHNHAGLVPVDYCTNAILAAAWYTASTYDSKSPKDVMIYNLVPDETNRVKWISYWEMMYKHISHSPFSKMMWQPFLFFVPNKCWYELLTFIFHTLPAYTLDGFSRLMGKEAKLVKISKKMYTLASVLRHFIVNEFIFGTTNTKILWQKMSIDDQKLYNFDMIPLDWDTFFSNLAAGLRKYIAKEDLKTIPQARAKWNRFYIFNVALNGFLVVGLLWIICKTALFI
- the LOC106083126 gene encoding fatty acyl-CoA reductase wat isoform X2 translates to MEPNLGICTDDRQELTQNVEVIIHSAATVRFNEALSIATKINVRATHDLLNLAKEMKALKSFVHISTAFVNCTAIHCDERFYSDKLTIDGEKLLNLLNGSEKEPLDAMTKQLVGQFPNTYTFSKCIAEDIVRKQGNTLPLCICRPGGVVSMAEEPLPGWVSHLQGAVSAVFWAGNGMLRVLHGNGHNHAGLVPVDYCTNAILAAAWYTASTYDSKSPKDVMIYNLVPDETNRVKWISYWEMMYKHISHSPFSKMMWQPFLFFVPNKCWYELLTFIFHTLPAYTLDGFSRLMGKEAKLVKISKKMYTLASVLRHFIVNEFIFGTTNTKILWQKMSIDDQKLYNFDMIPLDWDTFFSNLAAGLRKYIAKEDLKTIPQARAKWNRFYIFNVALNGFLVVGLLWIICKTALFI